The proteins below are encoded in one region of Campylobacter helveticus:
- a CDS encoding YihY/virulence factor BrkB family protein produces the protein MKRIFKLLLTLRDREILNYSAALSFYSILSLIPILFVCFSVFTQIPSFEAHYEKAKSVIFTFLIPAQQDLVAGYLDTFLKNSVNLGIMGLIAMAFTSLAFFSGYDFVANRISQSEPKGLWASISSYWTLLTLVPLGLGLSFYISSFIQQTLDDYHIGFNFFEILPFVIIWALFFISYSSSLHQVSLKNLALTSFCAGAIWYIGKNLFVYYIVYNKTYASVYGSFSTILFFFIWIYISWVIYLFGLKICFFLNENEGDKIKQNAKKRQSSKTNSKQTK, from the coding sequence ATGAAGCGTATTTTCAAACTTTTGCTAACTTTAAGAGATAGAGAAATTTTAAATTATTCCGCAGCTCTTAGCTTTTATTCCATTCTTTCACTCATTCCTATTTTATTTGTCTGTTTTTCTGTCTTTACGCAAATTCCAAGCTTTGAGGCGCATTATGAAAAAGCAAAAAGCGTGATTTTCACCTTTTTAATCCCCGCACAGCAGGACTTAGTCGCTGGATATTTAGACACCTTTTTAAAAAATAGTGTAAATTTAGGCATAATGGGACTTATCGCTATGGCTTTTACTTCGCTTGCTTTCTTTTCGGGTTATGATTTTGTAGCAAATCGCATCAGTCAAAGTGAGCCAAAAGGACTTTGGGCGAGCATTAGCTCTTATTGGACACTACTTACTCTTGTGCCACTTGGGCTAGGACTTAGTTTTTACATTTCTTCTTTTATCCAGCAAACTTTAGATGATTATCACATAGGTTTTAATTTTTTTGAAATTTTACCCTTTGTTATCATTTGGGCTTTATTTTTTATCTCATATTCAAGTTCATTGCATCAAGTAAGTCTTAAAAATCTTGCCCTTACTTCCTTTTGTGCGGGGGCTATTTGGTATATAGGTAAAAATTTATTTGTCTATTATATAGTGTATAATAAAACTTATGCCAGTGTTTATGGCTCATTTTCGACCATACTTTTCTTTTTTATTTGGATTTATATTTCTTGGGTGATTTATCTTTTTGGACTTAAAATTTGCTTTTTTTTAAATGAAAATGAAGGGGATAAGATTAAGCAAAATGCAAAAAAACGCCAAAGCTCTAAAACGAATTCCAAGCAAACTAAATAA
- a CDS encoding sulfite exporter TauE/SafE family protein, with protein MDLTDLPYFLVGIISGIASGLFGIGGGMIIVPTMLSLGVSSHHAVAISVVQMIFAALFGSYLNHKKKNLDFKDGIYIGLGGLFGASFSGILVSHLSDIALTAIFLCVSFAFFLKYALGVKNTTHHAKRSQFSKNFILFAAGTFTGIFAISLGIGGGLLIAPILAYFLGYDSKKVVPISLFFVVFASFAGLLSFINANIINFELAQKGFIVGIASMIGVFMGIKIIEKMQISSHFKILLLVYATSIAMTAYSLMKKLGWF; from the coding sequence ATGGATTTAACAGATTTGCCCTATTTTTTAGTGGGGATAATTTCTGGCATAGCTTCTGGGCTTTTTGGCATAGGTGGAGGAATGATAATTGTCCCAACTATGCTTTCTTTAGGCGTTAGCTCACATCACGCAGTGGCAATTTCTGTTGTGCAGATGATTTTCGCGGCACTTTTTGGCTCTTATCTTAATCATAAAAAGAAAAATCTTGATTTTAAAGATGGCATTTATATAGGACTTGGCGGACTTTTTGGGGCAAGTTTTAGCGGAATTTTAGTCAGTCATCTTAGTGATATTGCCCTAACGGCGATATTTTTATGTGTAAGTTTTGCTTTCTTTCTAAAATATGCCCTTGGGGTTAAAAACACAACACATCACGCAAAAAGAAGTCAATTTTCTAAAAATTTCATTTTGTTTGCCGCTGGAACTTTTACGGGAATTTTTGCCATATCTTTAGGTATAGGTGGAGGACTTTTAATCGCCCCTATTTTGGCTTATTTTCTAGGGTATGATAGCAAAAAAGTCGTGCCTATTTCTCTCTTTTTTGTTGTATTTGCTTCCTTTGCTGGACTTCTTTCTTTCATCAATGCAAACATCATCAATTTTGAACTCGCACAAAAAGGTTTTATCGTAGGTATAGCCTCGATGATAGGCGTTTTTATGGGGATTAAAATCATAGAAAAAATGCAAATTTCTTCACATTTTAAAATTTTACTTCTTGTTTATGCCACCTCGATAGCGATGACAGCTTACTCTTTAATGAAAAAACTTGGCTGGTTTTAA
- the rpmJ gene encoding 50S ribosomal protein L36 produces the protein MKVRPSVKKMCDKCKVVRRKGVVRIICENPKHKQRQG, from the coding sequence ATGAAAGTTAGACCTTCCGTTAAGAAGATGTGCGACAAGTGCAAGGTGGTGCGCCGTAAGGGCGTTGTTCGCATTATTTGCGAAAATCCAAAACATAAACAAAGACAAGGATAA
- the rpsM gene encoding 30S ribosomal protein S13: MARIAGVDLPKKKRVEYGLTYIYGIGLFTSRKILDKTGISYDKRVHELSEDEAAAIRKEIQENYMVEGDLRKQVAMDIKALMDLGSFRGLRHRKGLPVRGQKTKTNARTRKGKRKTVGAKS; encoded by the coding sequence ATGGCTCGTATTGCAGGTGTTGATTTACCAAAGAAAAAGAGGGTTGAGTATGGTTTGACATACATTTATGGTATAGGGCTTTTCACTTCAAGAAAGATTCTGGATAAAACAGGAATTTCTTATGATAAAAGGGTACATGAGTTAAGTGAAGATGAGGCAGCAGCTATCCGTAAAGAAATCCAAGAAAACTATATGGTTGAAGGGGATTTGAGAAAACAAGTAGCTATGGATATCAAGGCTTTGATGGATTTGGGAAGTTTTAGAGGCTTAAGACATAGAAAAGGTCTTCCTGTGCGTGGGCAAAAAACAAAAACTAATGCTAGAACACGCAAAGGCAAGAGAAAAACCGTAGGCGCGAAATCATAA
- the rpsK gene encoding 30S ribosomal protein S11 — protein sequence MAKRKIVKKKIVKKNIAKGIVYISATFNNTMVTVTDEMGNAIAWASAGGLGFKGSKKSTPYAAQQAVESALTKAKEHGIKEVGIKVQGPGSGRETAVKSVGAMEGIKVIFLKDITPLAHNGCRPPKRRRV from the coding sequence ATGGCAAAAAGAAAAATCGTAAAGAAAAAAATCGTAAAGAAAAATATAGCCAAAGGCATCGTTTATATCAGTGCGACTTTTAATAATACTATGGTTACTGTTACTGATGAGATGGGAAATGCTATCGCTTGGGCGAGTGCGGGAGGATTAGGCTTTAAAGGTTCTAAAAAATCAACTCCTTACGCAGCACAACAAGCCGTAGAAAGTGCTTTAACTAAGGCAAAAGAACACGGCATTAAAGAAGTGGGCATTAAAGTGCAAGGACCGGGAAGTGGTAGAGAAACTGCTGTTAAAAGCGTAGGTGCTATGGAGGGTATAAAAGTTATTTTCTTAAAAGACATTACTCCACTAGCTCACAATGGCTGCAGACCACCTAAACGCCGCCGCGTCTAA
- the rpsD gene encoding 30S ribosomal protein S4 — MARYRGPVEKLERRFGVSLALKGERRLAGKSALDKRPYAPGQHGARRGKISEYGLQLREKQKAKFMYGVSEKQFRRLFAEAARKDGNTGVLLIQLLEQRLDNVVYRMGFATTRRFARQLVTHGHILVNGRRVDIPSFRVEAGAKIEIAEKSKNNPQISRAIDLTAQTGIVAWVDVEKDKRYGIFTRKPEREEVIIPVEERFIVELYSK, encoded by the coding sequence ATGGCAAGATATAGAGGACCAGTAGAGAAATTAGAAAGACGCTTTGGAGTAAGCCTTGCATTAAAGGGCGAGAGAAGATTAGCGGGTAAGAGTGCGCTTGATAAGCGTCCTTATGCACCGGGTCAGCACGGAGCAAGAAGAGGCAAAATAAGCGAGTATGGACTTCAATTAAGAGAAAAGCAAAAAGCAAAATTTATGTATGGTGTGAGTGAAAAGCAGTTTAGAAGGCTTTTTGCCGAAGCGGCTAGAAAAGATGGCAATACAGGGGTTTTACTTATCCAACTTTTAGAGCAAAGACTTGATAATGTCGTTTATAGAATGGGCTTTGCAACAACACGCCGTTTTGCAAGACAACTTGTAACACACGGACATATTTTAGTTAATGGCAGAAGGGTGGATATCCCAAGTTTTAGAGTTGAGGCGGGAGCTAAGATTGAAATTGCGGAAAAAAGTAAAAATAACCCTCAAATTTCAAGAGCGATTGATTTAACGGCTCAAACAGGTATAGTGGCTTGGGTTGATGTGGAAAAAGATAAGAGATATGGAATTTTCACAAGAAAACCAGAAAGAGAAGAGGTAATCATTCCTGTTGAGGAAAGATTTATTGTTGAGCTTTATTCTAAGTAA
- a CDS encoding DNA-directed RNA polymerase subunit alpha, giving the protein MRHITTSAYTPTEFTIESLSDTSAKISAWPFEIGYGITLAHPLRRLLYTSTVGYAPTAIHIDGVAHEFDSMRGMLEDVALFIINLKKLRFKLKSDSDKEVVEFYFKGPKEIHGRDLDNEQVSVVNEDAYLATINEDAELKFTLIIEKGIGYVPSEEIKELLNDDKFIALDAFFTPIREATYDIEKVLFEDNPDYEKVVLTITTDGQITPNEAFQNALEAMYKQLSVFDKITNVRSMIKTQASNNELENTKLLQNITDLNLSARSYNCLEKAGVVYIGELALMSVNELAGLKNLGKKSLDEIKSVMESIGFAVGTSKLSDNKDLLKKKIEELKG; this is encoded by the coding sequence ATGAGACATATAACAACATCTGCTTATACACCGACTGAATTTACCATAGAAAGTTTGAGTGATACAAGTGCTAAGATTAGCGCTTGGCCTTTTGAAATAGGCTATGGCATTACTTTGGCACACCCTCTACGCCGTTTGCTTTATACTAGCACGGTAGGTTATGCGCCTACAGCTATTCACATTGATGGTGTTGCGCACGAATTTGATAGTATGCGTGGTATGCTTGAGGATGTCGCACTTTTTATCATTAATCTTAAAAAACTTCGCTTTAAGCTTAAAAGCGATAGTGATAAAGAAGTTGTTGAATTTTATTTTAAGGGACCAAAGGAAATTCACGGCAGAGATTTGGACAATGAGCAAGTGAGTGTTGTCAATGAGGACGCTTATTTAGCTACTATCAATGAGGACGCTGAGCTTAAATTTACGCTTATTATAGAAAAAGGGATAGGCTATGTGCCAAGCGAGGAGATTAAAGAGCTTTTAAATGATGACAAATTTATAGCTCTTGATGCTTTTTTCACCCCTATAAGAGAGGCGACTTATGATATAGAAAAGGTATTATTTGAAGATAATCCTGATTATGAAAAGGTGGTTTTAACCATCACAACAGACGGGCAAATCACTCCAAATGAAGCTTTTCAAAATGCTTTGGAGGCGATGTATAAGCAATTAAGCGTGTTTGATAAAATTACTAATGTTAGAAGTATGATTAAAACACAAGCGAGTAACAACGAGCTTGAAAATACTAAGCTTCTTCAAAACATTACGGATTTAAATTTGAGTGCTAGAAGCTATAATTGTCTTGAAAAAGCTGGAGTTGTTTATATAGGTGAGTTGGCTCTTATGAGTGTAAATGAACTAGCTGGACTTAAAAATTTAGGTAAGAAATCTTTAGATGAAATTAAGAGTGTTATGGAGAGCATAGGCTTTGCAGTTGGCACTTCTAAATTGAGTGATAATAAAGATTTGCTTAAGAAAAAAATTGAAGAACTCAAAGGATAA